In Miscanthus floridulus cultivar M001 chromosome 5, ASM1932011v1, whole genome shotgun sequence, one genomic interval encodes:
- the LOC136449669 gene encoding uncharacterized protein isoform X6, whose product MEAAPADFRFPTTNRTRHCFTRYIECHRYVASKREGAPECQKFDYIESKEWTWSYASSETQIMQAPGTFAGLTSVIKTKDHCTIKHLLSGCWLDGFSATRRDKWCCLLCKLFFRFLKNLEHLDWHYSDSHYIVWGHTHG is encoded by the exons ATGGAGGCAGCTCCAGCAGATTTTCGTTTCCCAACAACAAATCGAACAAGACATTGCTTCACACGCTATATTGAATGTCATAG GTATGTAGCTTCAAAAAGGGAGGGTGCTCCtgagtgtcaaaagtttg ATTATATCGAGTCAAAGGAGTGGACATGGAGTTATGCAAGTTCAGAAACTCAAATTATGCAAG CTCCGGGAACCTTTGCTGGTCTTACATCG GTCATCAAGACGAAGGACCACTGCACAATTAAACATCTGCTTA GTGGGTGTTGGCTTGATGGTTTTTCAGCAACTCGGAGGGATAAATGGTGTTGCCTTCTATGCAAGCTATTCTTCA GATTCCTGAAAAACTTGGAACATCTTGATTGGCATTATTCAG ATTCCCATTACATTGTTTGGGGCCATACTCATGGATAG
- the LOC136449669 gene encoding uncharacterized protein isoform X8, translated as MELCKFRNSNYARSSRRRTTAQLNICLVRIFIALPSCSCGCWLDGFSATRRDKWCCLLCKLFFSSASNQMSLISCCPFVTLLHDYLALIISGFLKNLEHLDWHYSDSHYIVWGHTHG; from the exons ATGGAGTTATGCAAGTTCAGAAACTCAAATTATGCAAG GTCATCAAGACGAAGGACCACTGCACAATTAAACATCTGCTTAGTAAGAATATTCATCGCCTTGCCATCATGTTCAT GTGGGTGTTGGCTTGATGGTTTTTCAGCAACTCGGAGGGATAAATGGTGTTGCCTTCTATGCAAGCTATTCTTCAGTTCTGCTTCTAATCAAATGTCTCTAATATCGTGTTGTCCTTTTGTAACACTCCTTCATGACTATTTGGCTCTTATCATATCAGGATTCCTGAAAAACTTGGAACATCTTGATTGGCATTATTCAG ATTCCCATTACATTGTTTGGGGCCATACTCATGGATAG
- the LOC136451748 gene encoding uncharacterized protein, translated as MVMPPIATAPSTPKPSSLMIDAPPVESPTPTKPLSAELPPVLTPASYGVADPPKSSTHVENIGAKRRLFDNQSTYKEDQMAFAQSGHHTSHQLNINVKTTGHDEDTEEDHSEDPLDTQAKKAKTS; from the exons ATGGTCATGCCACCCATAGCCACTGCACCCAGTACACCCAAGCCATCTTCCTTGATGATAGATGCACCACCTGTCGAATCTCCTACTCCAACGAAACCA CTCTCAGCGGAACTTCCACCTGTCCTTACCCCTGCTTCATATGGTGTTGCTGA CCCACCAAAGTCATCGACGCATGTTGAAAACATAGGCGCAAAGAGGAGACTGTTTGACAACCAGTCTACTTATAAGGAG GATCAAATGGCCTTCGCTCAATCTGGTCATCACACCTCTCACCAACTCAACATCAACGTCAAGACAACCGGACATGATGAGGATACAGAGGAGGACCATTCTGAGGACCCCCTAGATACCCAAGCAAAAAAG GCCAAGACCTCATGA
- the LOC136449669 gene encoding putative cytochrome c oxidase subunit 6b-like isoform X9 has product MEAAPADFRFPTTNRTRHCFTRYIECHRYVASKREGAPECQKFDYIESKEWTWSYASSETQIMQAPGTFAGLTSVIKTKDHCTIKHLLSGCWLDGFSATRRDKWIPEKLGTS; this is encoded by the exons ATGGAGGCAGCTCCAGCAGATTTTCGTTTCCCAACAACAAATCGAACAAGACATTGCTTCACACGCTATATTGAATGTCATAG GTATGTAGCTTCAAAAAGGGAGGGTGCTCCtgagtgtcaaaagtttg ATTATATCGAGTCAAAGGAGTGGACATGGAGTTATGCAAGTTCAGAAACTCAAATTATGCAAG CTCCGGGAACCTTTGCTGGTCTTACATCG GTCATCAAGACGAAGGACCACTGCACAATTAAACATCTGCTTA GTGGGTGTTGGCTTGATGGTTTTTCAGCAACTCGGAGGGATAAATG GATTCCTGAAAAACTTGGAACATCTTGA
- the LOC136449669 gene encoding uncharacterized protein isoform X7 — translation MEAAPADFRFPTTNRTRHCFTRYIECHRYVASKREGAPECQKFDYIESKEWTWSYASSETQIMQAPGTFAGLTSVIKTKDHCTIKHLLSVGLMVFQQLGGINGFLKNLEHLDWHYSDSHYIVWGHTHG, via the exons ATGGAGGCAGCTCCAGCAGATTTTCGTTTCCCAACAACAAATCGAACAAGACATTGCTTCACACGCTATATTGAATGTCATAG GTATGTAGCTTCAAAAAGGGAGGGTGCTCCtgagtgtcaaaagtttg ATTATATCGAGTCAAAGGAGTGGACATGGAGTTATGCAAGTTCAGAAACTCAAATTATGCAAG CTCCGGGAACCTTTGCTGGTCTTACATCG GTCATCAAGACGAAGGACCACTGCACAATTAAACATCTGCTTA GTGTTGGCTTGATGGTTTTTCAGCAACTCGGAGGGATAAATG GATTCCTGAAAAACTTGGAACATCTTGATTGGCATTATTCAG ATTCCCATTACATTGTTTGGGGCCATACTCATGGATAG
- the LOC136451750 gene encoding uncharacterized protein isoform X1, protein MDLSGQRSMRSQFNAVVHLQNVTKVLPKDCLLTNKDPTEKPSQHCQTFFDGSAWNLPVAPRIGNKTLMEVIGDWYFGRSPSPVVRQVGCEYPCNPICKQQSLSH, encoded by the exons ATGGATTTGTCAGGGCAGCGCTCCATGCGGTCTCAATTCAATGCAGTTGTTCATCTTCAG AATGTTACTAAAGTTTTGCCCAAGGACTGCCTCCTCACAAACAAGGATCCCACAGAG AAGCCCTCACAGCATTGCCAGACTTTCTTCGATGGCTCAGCATGGAACTTACCGGTCGCCCCGAGGATCGGAAACAAG ACACTGATGGAAGTGATCGGGGATTGGTACTTTGGTAGGAGCCCAAGCCCGGTGGTAAGACAAGTTGGCTGCGAGTATCCATGCAACCCCATATGCAAACAACAGTCACTCAGCCACTAG
- the LOC136449669 gene encoding uncharacterized protein isoform X1 yields MSSAGSTRAFVDQPEPARAPALKRNSDDVEWEYGVLIDPNDLNVIKCKLCPKVVKAGIYRLKLHICGKKGDVRACPNATEEDKAKCRKAIEESGRAKRARREKEQEVRDAVTIDVESDAEPEEKTGLDEIGGSGSRVMGPMDNFTKPMDSSSLVKGKKLHQLNISEHVKKERLHRFKSYVARWLYVHSKFVSVQPLQQVFDFCCLTSKFLTMNYINFYFLGVPFNAINNIEFDQMIEAVGRFGPGAKKPYQHELREKLLQEEVQDTKEMLKAHEKEWSKNGCSIMIDAWTDQKRRSIMNMCVNCSIGTSFLESKEVSAESHTGELIFQYVNSCIDKVGADNIVQVVTR; encoded by the coding sequence ATGTCATCTGCCGGATCGACTCGTGCATTCGTGGACCAGCCAGAGCCAGCTCGTGCCCCTGCCCTTAAGAGAAATTCTGATGATGTGGAGTGGGAGTATGGGGTTTTGATTGatccaaatgatttgaatgtaatCAAGTGCAAGCTGTGCCCAAAGGTTGTGAAGGCAGGAATCTATAGGCTCAAATTGCATATTTGCGGCAAGAAAGGAGATGTTCGTGCATGCCCCAATGCAACCGAAGAGGACAAAGCAAAGTGCAGGAAAGCTATTGAAGAGTCTGGGAGAGCTAAAAGGGCtagaagggagaaagaacaagagGTTAGAGATGCTGTTACAATTGATGTTGAGTCAGATGCAGAACCGGAAGAAAAAACTGGGCTTGATGAGATTGGAGGCTCAGGATCGCGTGTGATGGGTCCTATGGACAACTTCACAAAGCCTATGGACTCTAGTTCGTTGGTCAAGGGGAAGAAGCTCCATCAGCTTAATATCAGTGAGCATGTCAAGAAAGAAAGACTTCATAGGTTCAAGAGCTATGTGGCAAGATGGTTGTACGTTCACAGCAAGTTTGTTTCAGTTCAGCCTTTGCAGCAAGTATTTGATTTTTGTTGCCTAACTTCCAAGTTTTTAACCATGAATTACATTAATTTTTACTTTTTAGGAGTACCTTTCAATGCAATCAATAATATAGAGTTTGATCAAATGATTGAAGCTGTCGGTCGCTTTGGGCCGGGTGCAAAGAAGCCTTATCAGCATGAGTTGAGAGAGAAGCTGCTGCAAGAGGAAGTTCAAGATACAAAGGAGATGTTGAAGGCACATGAGAAAGAATGGAGCAAGAATGGTTGCTCCATTATGATAGATGCTTGGACTGATCAGAAACGAAGAAGCATTATGAATATGTGTGTCAATTGTAGCATTGGTACAAGCTTTCTTGAGTCAAAAGAAGTTTCAGCCGAGTCCCACACTGGAGAACTCATTTTTCAGTATGTGAACAGCTGCATTGACAAAGTTGGGGCTGACAATATAGTTCAAGTAGTCACTAGATAA
- the LOC136451750 gene encoding uncharacterized protein isoform X2, whose protein sequence is MDLSGQRSMRSQFNAVVHLQNVTKVLPKDCLLTNKDPTEPSQHCQTFFDGSAWNLPVAPRIGNKTLMEVIGDWYFGRSPSPVVRQVGCEYPCNPICKQQSLSH, encoded by the exons ATGGATTTGTCAGGGCAGCGCTCCATGCGGTCTCAATTCAATGCAGTTGTTCATCTTCAG AATGTTACTAAAGTTTTGCCCAAGGACTGCCTCCTCACAAACAAGGATCCCACAGAG CCCTCACAGCATTGCCAGACTTTCTTCGATGGCTCAGCATGGAACTTACCGGTCGCCCCGAGGATCGGAAACAAG ACACTGATGGAAGTGATCGGGGATTGGTACTTTGGTAGGAGCCCAAGCCCGGTGGTAAGACAAGTTGGCTGCGAGTATCCATGCAACCCCATATGCAAACAACAGTCACTCAGCCACTAG
- the LOC136449669 gene encoding uncharacterized protein isoform X5 produces MELCKFRNSNYASSGNLCWSYIGTGPNSKTNLHAWSSRRRTTAQLNICLVRIFIALPSCSCGCWLDGFSATRRDKWCCLLCKLFFSSASNQMSLISCCPFVTLLHDYLALIISGFLKNLEHLDWHYSDSHYIVWGHTHG; encoded by the exons ATGGAGTTATGCAAGTTCAGAAACTCAAATTATGCAAG CTCCGGGAACCTTTGCTGGTCTTACATCGGTACAGGACCAAACTCGAAAACTAATCTACATGCATG GTCATCAAGACGAAGGACCACTGCACAATTAAACATCTGCTTAGTAAGAATATTCATCGCCTTGCCATCATGTTCAT GTGGGTGTTGGCTTGATGGTTTTTCAGCAACTCGGAGGGATAAATGGTGTTGCCTTCTATGCAAGCTATTCTTCAGTTCTGCTTCTAATCAAATGTCTCTAATATCGTGTTGTCCTTTTGTAACACTCCTTCATGACTATTTGGCTCTTATCATATCAGGATTCCTGAAAAACTTGGAACATCTTGATTGGCATTATTCAG ATTCCCATTACATTGTTTGGGGCCATACTCATGGATAG
- the LOC136449669 gene encoding uncharacterized protein isoform X4 produces MEAAPADFRFPTTNRTRHCFTRYIECHRYVASKREGAPECQKFDYIESKEWTWSYASSETQIMQAPGTFAGLTSVIKTKDHCTIKHLLSGCWLDGFSATRRDKWCCLLCKLFFSSASNQMSLISCCPFVTLLHDYLALIISGFLKNLEHLDWHYSDSHYIVWGHTHG; encoded by the exons ATGGAGGCAGCTCCAGCAGATTTTCGTTTCCCAACAACAAATCGAACAAGACATTGCTTCACACGCTATATTGAATGTCATAG GTATGTAGCTTCAAAAAGGGAGGGTGCTCCtgagtgtcaaaagtttg ATTATATCGAGTCAAAGGAGTGGACATGGAGTTATGCAAGTTCAGAAACTCAAATTATGCAAG CTCCGGGAACCTTTGCTGGTCTTACATCG GTCATCAAGACGAAGGACCACTGCACAATTAAACATCTGCTTA GTGGGTGTTGGCTTGATGGTTTTTCAGCAACTCGGAGGGATAAATGGTGTTGCCTTCTATGCAAGCTATTCTTCAGTTCTGCTTCTAATCAAATGTCTCTAATATCGTGTTGTCCTTTTGTAACACTCCTTCATGACTATTTGGCTCTTATCATATCAGGATTCCTGAAAAACTTGGAACATCTTGATTGGCATTATTCAG ATTCCCATTACATTGTTTGGGGCCATACTCATGGATAG
- the LOC136449669 gene encoding uncharacterized protein isoform X2, whose amino-acid sequence MAAKDLLSVERPQIFWTSCATHTINLMLEAMGKMKKFKTTIEQAKALTIFIYAHHRTLALMRKFTKKREIVRPGVTRFASNFLTLQSLFEKEQLRKMSQSEEWEKISHVKSAKGVQATATLVRSNFWSSVALCLRVFEPLVKVLRMVDGDVKPSMAFLYGEILKAKGDIKVAIGNIPGAAGLYSSIMQIIDVKMKNRLDSPLHKAAYFLNPYYSYNDDSIFQSEEVMDGFLIAVETFYHGDYDKQAQVLNEEVHRFKDRVGHFGKQVAAAGCKDFDMNPAKWWGNYGTQVPVLQKIGYQNSILDFKCIRL is encoded by the exons ATGGCAGCAAAGGATTTATTGTCTGTAGAGAGGCCTCAAATATTTTGGACTTCATGTGCAACTCACACAATCAATTTGATGCTTGAAGCAATGGGAAAGATGAAGAAGTTCAAGACCACAATTGAGCAAGCAAAGGCATTGACAATCTTCATTTATGCACACCATAGGACCTTGGCATTGATGAGGAAGTTTACAAAGAAAAGAGAGATTGTTCGGCCAGGCGTGACTAGATTTGCATCCAACTTTCTCACCTTGCAGAGTTTGTTTGAGAAGGAGCAGCTAAGGAAGATGTCTCAAAGTGAAGAGTGGGAGAAGATAAGCCATGTCAAGAGTGCAAAAGGAGTGCAAGCCACAGCCACCTTGGTGAGGTCAAATTTTTGGAGTTCTGTTGCACTTTGCTTGAGGGTATTTGAGCCATTGGTGAAAGTCCTTCGGATGGTTGATGGGGATGTGAAGCCATCAATGGCATTTCTTTATGGAGAAATCCTTAAGGCCAAGGGAGACATCAAGGTGGCTATTGGAAACATTCCTGGGGCAGCAGGGTTGTATAGTTCTATCATGCAAATCATTGATGTGAAGATGAAAAATAGGCTGGACAGTCCTCTTCACAAGGCTGCTTATTTCTTGAACCCTTATTATAGCTACAATGATGACTCCATCTTTCAATCTGAGGAAGTCATGGATGGCTTCTTAATAGCTGTAGAAACATTCTACCATGGTGATTATGATAAGCAAGCCCAAGTACTGAATGAGGAGGTGCACAGATTCAAAGACCGTGTTGGTCATTTTGGAAAACAAGTGGCAGCTGCTGGCTGTAAGGACTTTGACATGAATCCTG CCAAATGGTGGGGAAACTATGGAACACAAGTACCAGTACTACAAAAGATAGGCTATCAGAATTCTATCCTTGACTTCAAGTGCATCAGGTTGTGA
- the LOC136449669 gene encoding uncharacterized protein isoform X3 produces MEAAPADFRFPTTNRTRHCFTRYIECHRYVASKREGAPECQKFGVPFNAINNIEFDQMIEAVGRFGPGAKKPYQHELREKLLQEEVQDTKEMLKAHEKEWSKNGCSIMIDAWTDQKRRSIMNMCVNCSIGTSFLESKEVSAESHTGELIFQYVNSCIDKVGADNIVQVVTR; encoded by the exons ATGGAGGCAGCTCCAGCAGATTTTCGTTTCCCAACAACAAATCGAACAAGACATTGCTTCACACGCTATATTGAATGTCATAG GTATGTAGCTTCAAAAAGGGAGGGTGCTCCtgagtgtcaaaagtttg GAGTACCTTTCAATGCAATCAATAATATAGAGTTTGATCAAATGATTGAAGCTGTCGGTCGCTTTGGGCCGGGTGCAAAGAAGCCTTATCAGCATGAGTTGAGAGAGAAGCTGCTGCAAGAGGAAGTTCAAGATACAAAGGAGATGTTGAAGGCACATGAGAAAGAATGGAGCAAGAATGGTTGCTCCATTATGATAGATGCTTGGACTGATCAGAAACGAAGAAGCATTATGAATATGTGTGTCAATTGTAGCATTGGTACAAGCTTTCTTGAGTCAAAAGAAGTTTCAGCCGAGTCCCACACTGGAGAACTCATTTTTCAGTATGTGAACAGCTGCATTGACAAAGTTGGGGCTGACAATATAGTTCAAGTAGTCACTAGATAA